Proteins found in one Vallitalea guaymasensis genomic segment:
- the rpsM gene encoding 30S ribosomal protein S13: MARIAGVDLPREKRVEIGLTYIYGIGRASSNRILKEAGINPDTRVRDLTDDESAKIREIIDNSQLVEGDLRRERALNIKRLMEIGCYRGIRHRRGLPVRGQKTKTNARTRKGPKRTVANKKK, encoded by the coding sequence ATGGCTCGTATTGCTGGTGTTGATTTACCAAGAGAAAAGCGTGTAGAAATTGGTCTAACATATATTTATGGTATTGGTAGAGCAAGCTCTAATCGTATATTAAAAGAAGCAGGTATTAATCCGGATACAAGAGTAAGAGACTTGACAGACGACGAATCAGCTAAGATTCGTGAGATTATAGATAATTCTCAGTTGGTTGAAGGGGATCTTAGAAGAGAAAGAGCATTAAACATCAAACGTTTAATGGAAATAGGATGTTATCGTGGTATTCGTCATAGAAGAGGTCTTCCTGTTAGAGGACAAAAGACTAAAACGAATGCTAGAACAAGAAAAGGACCAAAAAGAACAGTAGCTAATAAGAAAAAATAA
- the rpmD gene encoding 50S ribosomal protein L30, which yields MADKLKITLVKSTIGAIPKHRKTVEALGLTKLHKTVEQKDNKAIRGMVHSIQHLVKVEEI from the coding sequence ATGGCAGATAAATTAAAAATTACTTTAGTTAAATCCACAATTGGAGCCATTCCTAAACATAGAAAAACAGTAGAAGCTTTAGGACTAACAAAACTTCATAAAACTGTTGAACAAAAAGATAATAAAGCAATTAGAGGTATGGTCCATTCTATACAACATTTAGTAAAAGTAGAAGAAATTTAA
- the rplO gene encoding 50S ribosomal protein L15 — protein sequence MNLTELKPAKGSRKSNYRKGRGHASGNGKTAGRGQNGQKSRSGGGVRPGFEGGQMPLYRRLPKRGFTCRNSKEIVGINVDVLNRFEAGATVSVETLIEQGVVKNPRDGVKILGNGDLTKKLTVKANAFSKSAVEKIEAAGGKAEVV from the coding sequence ATGAATTTGACAGAATTAAAACCAGCAAAAGGATCAAGAAAATCTAATTATAGAAAAGGAAGAGGACATGCTTCTGGAAATGGTAAAACTGCAGGAAGAGGACAAAACGGACAAAAGTCTCGTTCCGGTGGTGGCGTAAGACCTGGATTTGAAGGGGGCCAAATGCCATTATATAGAAGACTTCCAAAAAGAGGTTTTACTTGTAGAAATTCAAAAGAAATCGTTGGAATTAATGTTGATGTCTTAAATAGATTCGAAGCAGGTGCTACAGTATCTGTTGAAACTCTAATAGAACAAGGCGTTGTTAAAAATCCTAGAGATGGTGTTAAGATTTTAGGAAACGGCGATTTAACTAAGAAGCTTACAGTAAAAGCTAATGCATTTAGTAAATCAGCAGTAGAAAAAATCGAAGCCGCTGGCGGGAAAGCAGAGGTGGTTTAG
- the rpmJ gene encoding 50S ribosomal protein L36 encodes MKVRASVKPMCEKCKIIKRKGRVRVICENPKHKQKQG; translated from the coding sequence ATGAAAGTAAGAGCGTCCGTAAAACCTATGTGTGAAAAATGCAAGATAATTAAAAGAAAAGGTCGAGTTCGCGTTATCTGTGAGAACCCAAAACACAAACAAAAACAAGGTTGA
- the rpsE gene encoding 30S ribosomal protein S5 produces the protein MKRTMIDASKLDLKEKVVSIRRVTKVVKGGRNFRFAALVVVGDENGHVGAGVGKATEIPDAIRKGIDDAKKRLIEVPIDENGSIPHDYIGKFGSASVLMKRAPEGTGVIAGGPARAVLELAGIKNIRTKSLGSNNKNNVVTATVAGLDGLKTPEEVAKLRGKSIEELLG, from the coding sequence ATGAAGCGTACAATGATTGATGCTAGTAAGCTAGATCTAAAAGAAAAAGTAGTATCAATAAGACGTGTTACTAAGGTAGTAAAGGGAGGACGTAACTTCCGTTTTGCAGCTTTAGTAGTAGTCGGAGATGAGAATGGGCATGTAGGCGCAGGTGTAGGTAAAGCAACTGAAATTCCTGATGCTATTCGTAAAGGTATCGACGACGCTAAAAAAAGACTTATTGAAGTTCCTATAGATGAAAATGGTAGTATTCCACATGATTACATCGGTAAATTCGGAAGTGCTTCCGTTTTAATGAAAAGAGCACCAGAAGGAACAGGTGTTATAGCTGGTGGTCCTGCTCGTGCCGTACTTGAACTTGCAGGAATCAAAAATATCAGAACAAAATCATTAGGTTCAAATAACAAGAATAATGTAGTAACAGCTACTGTTGCAGGGCTTGATGGACTTAAAACTCCTGAAGAAGTAGCAAAACTTCGTGGAAAATCAATTGAAGAGCTTTTAGGATAG
- the rpsD gene encoding 30S ribosomal protein S4, producing MARYRGAVCRLCRREGEKLFLKGERCYTGKCAIDRRPYAPGDHGKRRTKISEYGVQLRQKQKAKRIYGVLETQFRNYFADADKRKGITGENLLIILETRLDNVVYRAGLGRSRTEARQVVRHNHITVNGKKVNIPSYQVKPGDVIEVKEKSLSIQRFKDIVETTSSRIVPEWIDADIENKTVKVVSVPTREQIDTNIEETLIVELYSK from the coding sequence ATGGCAAGATATAGAGGTGCAGTATGCAGACTTTGCCGTAGAGAAGGTGAAAAACTATTCTTAAAAGGTGAAAGATGTTATACAGGAAAATGTGCTATAGATCGTAGACCTTATGCTCCAGGAGATCACGGTAAAAGACGTACTAAGATTTCTGAGTATGGTGTACAGTTAAGACAAAAACAGAAAGCAAAAAGAATCTATGGTGTTTTAGAAACACAATTTAGAAATTACTTTGCAGATGCTGATAAAAGAAAAGGTATTACAGGTGAAAACTTACTTATAATCCTTGAAACTAGATTAGATAATGTTGTATATAGAGCTGGTCTTGGTCGTTCAAGAACTGAAGCAAGACAAGTGGTTAGACATAATCATATTACAGTAAATGGTAAAAAAGTTAACATCCCATCATACCAAGTTAAACCAGGAGATGTTATCGAAGTTAAAGAAAAATCATTAAGCATCCAAAGATTTAAGGATATTGTAGAAACTACAAGTTCAAGAATTGTCCCAGAATGGATAGATGCTGATATAGAAAACAAGACAGTGAAAGTTGTTTCTGTTCCAACTAGAGAACAAATCGATACTAATATCGAAGAAACACTAATTGTCGAGTTATATTCAAAGTAA
- the rpsK gene encoding 30S ribosomal protein S11, with protein sequence MAKKVSKRGTKKRVKKHIERGQAHIKSTFNNTIVTLTDTQGNAISWASAGGLGFRGSRKSTPYAAQMAADTAAKAAMIHGLKIVEVMVKGPGSGREAAIRALQAAGLEVTSIKDVTPVPHNGCRPPKRRRV encoded by the coding sequence ATGGCAAAGAAAGTGTCCAAAAGAGGGACCAAAAAGCGTGTGAAAAAGCATATCGAACGTGGACAAGCGCATATCAAATCAACATTTAATAATACAATTGTTACGTTAACAGATACTCAAGGAAATGCAATTTCATGGGCAAGTGCTGGAGGACTTGGATTTAGAGGTTCAAGAAAATCTACACCATATGCTGCTCAAATGGCAGCTGACACTGCTGCAAAAGCAGCAATGATACATGGTTTAAAAATAGTTGAAGTAATGGTTAAAGGACCAGGTTCAGGAAGAGAAGCTGCTATTAGAGCACTTCAAGCTGCTGGACTTGAGGTTACAAGTATAAAAGACGTGACACCAGTACCACATAATGGTTGTCGTCCACCAAAACGTAGAAGAGTATAA
- a CDS encoding adenylate kinase, producing MRLIMLGAPGAGKGTQAKRVAAKYNIPHISTGDIFRDNIKNKTDLGIKAKEYMDKGLLVPDELVVDIVADRLLQEDCKEGFILDGFPRTIPQAESLDKALMSMETKINYAINIHVPDENIVRRMSGRRACLNCGATYHIKYNPPKKEDICDNCTRELILRDDDKEETVLKRLEIYHKQTSPLIEYYGEKDILITVDGTVDIDDVTKSIVEILGA from the coding sequence ATGAGATTAATTATGTTAGGTGCGCCTGGTGCCGGTAAAGGAACACAGGCAAAAAGGGTAGCAGCGAAATATAATATCCCGCACATTTCAACAGGTGATATATTTAGAGATAATATAAAAAACAAGACTGATCTTGGAATAAAAGCCAAGGAATATATGGATAAAGGTTTATTAGTTCCAGATGAGTTGGTTGTAGATATAGTTGCTGATAGACTATTACAAGAGGATTGTAAAGAAGGATTTATCTTAGATGGTTTTCCAAGAACAATACCTCAAGCTGAGAGTTTAGACAAAGCACTTATGTCTATGGAAACAAAAATTAATTATGCAATTAATATTCATGTACCTGATGAAAATATTGTAAGAAGAATGTCTGGTAGAAGGGCATGTCTAAATTGCGGTGCAACTTATCATATAAAGTATAATCCACCAAAAAAGGAAGATATTTGTGATAACTGTACAAGAGAACTGATACTTAGAGATGATGATAAAGAAGAGACAGTACTCAAGAGATTAGAAATTTATCACAAACAAACTAGTCCGTTAATAGAATATTATGGAGAAAAAGATATCTTGATAACTGTTGATGGAACAGTTGACATTGATGATGTCACTAAGAGTATTGTTGAGATATTAGGAGCGTAA
- the rplX gene encoding 50S ribosomal protein L24 encodes MYKTRLKSGDTVKVISGKDKGKEGKILTVDRKNGKVIVEGVNMVTKHTKPSAANQQGGIVHQESALNASKVMYVHKGKPTRLGVKVVKEDRNGRTKNVRYRIAKSTGEVID; translated from the coding sequence GTGTATAAAACAAGACTTAAATCAGGTGATACTGTTAAAGTTATTTCTGGAAAAGACAAAGGTAAAGAAGGAAAGATTTTAACTGTAGATAGAAAAAATGGAAAAGTAATTGTTGAAGGCGTTAACATGGTTACAAAACATACAAAACCAAGCGCTGCTAATCAACAAGGTGGAATCGTTCACCAAGAATCAGCATTAAACGCTTCAAAAGTAATGTATGTTCATAAAGGAAAACCTACAAGATTAGGTGTTAAAGTAGTAAAAGAAGACAGAAATGGACGTACTAAGAATGTTAGATATAGAATAGCTAAATCAACAGGTGAAGTTATAGATTAA
- the rpsH gene encoding 30S ribosomal protein S8: MTMSDPIADMLTRIRNGNTAKHDFVDVPASKMKQAVADILVNEGYVKGYKLIEDGLIKTIRVEMKYGKDKNEKVIAGIKKISKPGLRVYAGKDELPKVLGGLGTAIISTNKGIITDKEARKQNVGGEVIAFIW; this comes from the coding sequence ATGACAATGAGCGATCCAATTGCAGATATGTTAACAAGAATCCGTAACGGAAATACTGCTAAACATGATTTTGTAGATGTACCTGCTTCAAAAATGAAGCAAGCTGTTGCTGACATTTTGGTAAATGAAGGGTACGTTAAAGGATATAAATTAATAGAAGATGGTTTAATCAAAACTATCCGTGTAGAAATGAAATATGGTAAAGATAAAAATGAAAAGGTAATAGCTGGAATCAAGAAAATATCTAAACCTGGACTTAGAGTATATGCAGGTAAAGATGAATTACCAAAAGTATTAGGTGGACTTGGAACTGCTATCATCTCAACTAATAAAGGTATCATAACTGATAAAGAAGCTAGAAAACAAAATGTTGGTGGAGAAGTAATTGCTTTTATATGGTAA
- the map gene encoding type I methionyl aminopeptidase: MSITIKTNEEIAIMREAGKIVADTHELLESMIKPGISTFDLDKAAEEFIRSKNAIPSFKDYNGYPANICASINEEVVHGIPSTKRILKEGDIISIDIGAYYNGFHGDAARTHGVGEISEEARNLIDVTKQCFFEGLKVIKEGNHLHQISSAIQNYVEERGYSVVRDLVGHGVGRKLHEEPQVPNYKIIGRGPKLLKNMVIAVEPMINIGRYEVRWLDDDWTVVTMDGSLSAHYENTICITEDGYELLTI, translated from the coding sequence ATGTCAATAACAATTAAAACCAACGAAGAAATAGCAATCATGAGAGAAGCAGGCAAAATAGTTGCTGATACTCATGAATTACTAGAATCAATGATAAAACCAGGAATATCTACATTTGACCTGGATAAGGCAGCAGAAGAATTCATTAGAAGTAAAAACGCCATTCCATCTTTTAAAGATTACAATGGATATCCAGCTAATATCTGTGCTTCAATTAATGAAGAAGTTGTGCATGGTATTCCTAGCACTAAAAGAATTTTAAAAGAAGGCGATATAATAAGTATTGATATTGGTGCTTACTATAACGGATTTCATGGCGATGCTGCTAGAACACATGGTGTTGGTGAGATAAGTGAAGAAGCAAGAAACCTGATTGATGTTACGAAGCAATGCTTTTTTGAAGGATTGAAAGTCATCAAGGAAGGTAATCATTTACACCAGATTTCATCTGCTATACAAAACTATGTTGAAGAAAGAGGCTATTCAGTTGTAAGAGACTTAGTTGGACATGGTGTTGGACGTAAACTACATGAAGAACCTCAAGTTCCAAATTATAAAATAATTGGTAGAGGTCCTAAGCTTCTAAAGAATATGGTAATTGCAGTAGAACCGATGATTAATATTGGAAGGTATGAAGTTAGATGGTTAGATGATGATTGGACTGTTGTAACAATGGATGGATCATTATCCGCTCACTACGAGAACACCATCTGCATAACTGAAGATGGTTATGAACTTCTTACCATTTAA
- the secY gene encoding preprotein translocase subunit SecY — protein MFRTLRDAFKIPDLRKKIIYTMLMFFAIRIGAHIRIPLINPAVVQNMFGNADEAGLLGMFDAFSGGAFKDMTLFAMGITPYITSSIIMNLLTIAIPKLEEMQKEGEEGRKKIAKITRYGTIVLALLQSVAISIGLGRSLFYDYNIFSVIIAVTAMTAGTAFLMWVGEQITVKGVGNGISLIIFINIISRLPFGTKKLYELATAGNKLIPVIVLLIIYVLMVTFVVLIQLGERRIPVQYAKRMQGRKVYGGQSTHIPLKVNMAGVIPVIFASSLLQFPGTITQFFGEPSGWWGSVINFLKITNISGALIYFVFILFFAYFYTSIIFNPIEVANNMKKNGGFVPGIRPGKPTVDYLSNVLNKIVLIGALALALIALLPVILSNIFDMNVTFGGTSLIIVVGVALETIKQIESQMVMRHYKGFLNA, from the coding sequence ATGTTTAGAACACTTCGTGATGCATTTAAAATACCTGATTTAAGAAAAAAGATAATTTACACAATGTTAATGTTTTTTGCTATACGTATAGGAGCACATATCAGAATACCATTAATTAATCCTGCAGTTGTTCAAAATATGTTCGGTAATGCAGATGAGGCTGGATTACTTGGTATGTTTGATGCATTCTCAGGTGGTGCGTTCAAGGATATGACATTGTTTGCTATGGGTATTACTCCATACATTACATCCTCCATCATTATGAACCTTCTAACAATTGCTATTCCAAAACTTGAGGAAATGCAAAAAGAAGGAGAAGAAGGACGTAAGAAAATTGCTAAAATCACTAGATACGGTACTATAGTATTAGCACTACTACAATCAGTTGCAATCTCAATTGGTCTTGGTAGAAGCTTATTCTATGATTATAATATATTCTCAGTAATTATTGCTGTAACCGCAATGACTGCTGGTACTGCATTCTTAATGTGGGTTGGAGAGCAAATAACAGTAAAAGGTGTTGGAAATGGTATTTCTTTAATTATCTTTATAAACATAATATCAAGATTACCATTTGGAACAAAGAAATTATACGAACTTGCTACAGCAGGTAACAAATTAATTCCTGTAATTGTCTTATTAATCATATATGTATTAATGGTTACATTTGTAGTATTAATACAATTAGGCGAAAGAAGAATTCCAGTACAATACGCCAAGAGAATGCAGGGAAGAAAAGTATATGGTGGTCAATCTACACATATTCCATTAAAAGTAAATATGGCAGGAGTAATCCCAGTTATCTTTGCTTCATCCTTATTACAGTTCCCAGGAACAATAACTCAGTTCTTTGGTGAGCCAAGTGGATGGTGGGGTTCTGTTATTAACTTCTTGAAGATTACTAATATATCAGGAGCACTTATTTACTTTGTATTCATTTTATTCTTTGCATATTTCTATACTTCAATCATATTCAATCCAATTGAAGTTGCAAATAATATGAAGAAGAATGGTGGATTTGTTCCAGGTATTAGACCAGGAAAACCTACTGTAGACTATTTATCAAATGTTCTTAATAAAATTGTATTAATTGGAGCTTTAGCACTAGCACTTATTGCTTTACTTCCAGTTATACTTTCAAATATATTTGACATGAATGTTACATTTGGTGGTACTTCACTTATTATCGTTGTAGGTGTTGCCCTTGAGACAATTAAACAAATTGAATCCCAAATGGTTATGAGACACTATAAAGGATTTTTAAATGCATAA
- the rplE gene encoding 50S ribosomal protein L5, which produces MSRIKEVYNNEIVDAMMKKFNYKNKMAVPKIEKIVINMGVGEAKENRKILDSAVSDLTIIAGQKPIITKAKKSVAAFKVREGMPIGCKVTLRGSRMYDFADRLINLALPRVRDFRGVNPNAFDGRGNYALGIKEQLIFPEIEYDKVDKVRGMDIIFVTTAKTDEEARELLTLFGMPFKK; this is translated from the coding sequence TTGAGTAGAATAAAAGAGGTTTACAATAATGAAATTGTAGATGCTATGATGAAGAAATTTAACTATAAAAATAAAATGGCTGTACCAAAAATTGAAAAAATAGTTATTAATATGGGCGTCGGAGAAGCTAAAGAGAATCGTAAGATTCTAGATTCTGCTGTTAGTGATTTAACAATAATCGCTGGACAAAAGCCTATAATAACAAAAGCAAAGAAATCTGTTGCAGCTTTCAAAGTTAGAGAAGGTATGCCAATAGGATGTAAAGTTACACTTAGAGGTAGCAGAATGTATGATTTTGCTGATCGTCTAATTAACTTAGCCCTACCAAGAGTTAGAGACTTTAGAGGTGTTAATCCTAACGCATTTGATGGTAGAGGTAACTACGCTTTAGGTATTAAAGAGCAATTAATCTTTCCTGAGATCGAATATGATAAAGTTGATAAAGTTAGAGGTATGGATATTATCTTCGTTACTACAGCTAAGACTGATGAAGAAGCTCGTGAATTATTAACATTATTCGGAATGCCTTTTAAAAAATAA
- the rplR gene encoding 50S ribosomal protein L18 has product MIKKTSRTKVRVKKHRRIRNNIIGTSERPRLVVFRSDKHMYAQVIDDLSGHTLAAASTVEKDIKSGLEKTNNVAAAVLVGETVAKRAVEKGVTEVIFDRGGYIYQGKVKALADSAREAGLKF; this is encoded by the coding sequence ATGATAAAGAAAACATCACGAACTAAAGTACGTGTTAAGAAGCATAGAAGAATACGTAATAATATAATTGGTACTTCTGAAAGACCTCGTTTAGTGGTTTTTAGAAGTGACAAACATATGTATGCGCAAGTTATCGATGACCTAAGTGGTCATACTTTAGCAGCTGCTTCTACAGTTGAAAAAGACATTAAAAGTGGTTTAGAAAAAACTAATAATGTTGCTGCAGCGGTTCTTGTTGGAGAAACTGTTGCTAAAAGAGCTGTAGAAAAAGGTGTTACAGAAGTAATTTTCGATAGAGGCGGATACATTTATCAAGGTAAAGTAAAAGCATTGGCAGACTCAGCTAGAGAAGCTGGGTTAAAATTCTAA
- the infA gene encoding translation initiation factor IF-1: MSKKDVIEVEGTVLEKLPNAMFQVELENGHKILAHISGKLRMNYIRILPGDKVTVELSPYDLTKGRIIWRDK, translated from the coding sequence ATGTCAAAGAAGGATGTAATAGAAGTAGAAGGAACAGTATTAGAGAAATTACCTAATGCTATGTTTCAAGTTGAGCTTGAGAATGGACATAAAATCTTAGCTCATATCAGTGGTAAATTAAGGATGAACTATATAAGAATCTTGCCTGGTGACAAAGTAACGGTTGAACTTTCTCCATATGATTTAACTAAGGGAAGAATTATTTGGAGAGACAAATAA
- the rplN gene encoding 50S ribosomal protein L14 → MIQQESRLKVADNTGAKEILCIRVLGGSTRRYANIGDVIVATVKDATPGGVVKKGEVVKAVVVRTKKGARRKDGSYIKFDQNAAVIIKDDKTPKGTRIFGPVARELREKKYMKILSLAPEVL, encoded by the coding sequence ATGATCCAACAAGAATCCAGACTTAAAGTTGCAGATAATACAGGTGCTAAAGAAATCCTTTGCATCAGAGTATTAGGCGGATCAACTAGGAGATATGCAAACATTGGAGATGTTATAGTTGCTACTGTTAAAGATGCAACACCAGGTGGCGTTGTAAAAAAAGGTGAAGTAGTAAAAGCTGTAGTAGTTAGAACTAAAAAAGGTGCACGTCGTAAAGACGGTTCTTATATCAAATTTGACCAAAACGCAGCGGTTATAATCAAAGATGATAAGACACCAAAAGGAACTCGTATTTTTGGACCTGTTGCTAGAGAGTTAAGAGAGAAAAAATACATGAAAATCCTATCATTAGCACCAGAAGTATTATAG
- a CDS encoding KOW domain-containing RNA-binding protein — MNELQYGQVVKSKAGRDKDKIFVIINIEGEYAYLADGNLRRIEKPKQKKLKHIQPTNHVIHEIKEKLIRDKKVTNVEVRRNLAVYKVNDQS, encoded by the coding sequence ATGAACGAATTACAATATGGTCAAGTAGTAAAATCGAAGGCCGGTAGAGATAAAGACAAAATATTTGTCATAATAAATATAGAAGGCGAATATGCTTATTTAGCAGACGGTAATTTAAGACGAATTGAAAAGCCTAAGCAGAAGAAACTAAAGCATATACAACCGACAAATCATGTAATACATGAGATAAAAGAGAAGTTAATTCGAGATAAAAAAGTAACAAATGTAGAAGTAAGAAGAAATTTAGCTGTTTACAAAGTTAACGACCAAAGTTAA
- the rpsQ gene encoding 30S ribosomal protein S17, with translation MAERNLRKVRIGRVVSDKMDKTVVVAVENNVKHPLYGKVVKRTYKLKAHDEKNECGIGDRVRVMETRPLSKDKRWRLVEIVEKAK, from the coding sequence GTGGCTGAAAGAAATCTACGTAAAGTTCGTATAGGTAGAGTAGTTAGTGATAAAATGGATAAAACAGTTGTTGTAGCTGTTGAAAATAATGTAAAGCATCCATTATACGGAAAAGTTGTAAAAAGAACTTACAAATTAAAAGCCCATGATGAAAAAAATGAGTGTGGCATTGGCGATAGAGTACGTGTTATGGAAACAAGACCATTATCAAAAGATAAAAGATGGAGATTAGTAGAAATAGTAGAAAAAGCAAAATAA
- a CDS encoding DNA-directed RNA polymerase subunit alpha — MFDFEKPKIDIVEITEDNRYGRFVIEPLERGYGTTLGNSLRRIMLSSLPGASISSVKIEGVLHEFSSIPGVKEDVTEVIMNLKHLAIKNNSDSPEPKVAYIEFEGEGVVTAADIQADPDIEVINPDLPIATLSGGADSKLFMELTITKGRGYISADKNKSEDQPIGVIPVDSIYTPVERVNLIVENTRVGQITDYDKLTLEVWTNGTLSPDESVSLAAKVLSEHLNLFIDLSENAKNAEVMVEKEDDEKEKVLEMSIDELELSVRSYNCLKRAGINTVEELTNRTSEDMMKVRNLGRKSLEEVLAKLKELGLSLKPSDE; from the coding sequence ATGTTTGATTTTGAAAAACCAAAAATAGATATCGTTGAAATAACTGAGGATAACAGATATGGTCGTTTTGTTATAGAACCTTTAGAAAGAGGTTACGGAACTACTTTAGGTAATTCACTTCGTAGAATTATGTTATCATCACTACCTGGTGCTTCTATAAGTAGCGTTAAGATTGAAGGGGTATTGCATGAATTTTCCTCAATACCAGGTGTTAAAGAAGATGTTACTGAAGTTATTATGAATCTTAAGCACTTAGCTATTAAAAATAATAGTGATAGTCCAGAGCCAAAAGTGGCATATATAGAGTTTGAAGGTGAAGGTGTCGTAACAGCTGCGGATATTCAAGCTGATCCTGATATCGAAGTCATAAACCCTGATTTACCAATTGCTACACTTAGCGGTGGAGCTGACAGTAAATTATTCATGGAACTAACTATTACAAAAGGTAGAGGTTACATTAGTGCTGACAAAAACAAATCAGAAGATCAACCTATAGGTGTTATTCCAGTTGACTCTATATATACACCAGTAGAGAGAGTTAACCTTATAGTAGAAAATACTCGTGTTGGTCAAATTACTGATTATGATAAATTAACTTTAGAAGTTTGGACAAACGGAACATTATCTCCTGATGAATCTGTTAGTTTAGCAGCTAAAGTACTTAGCGAACATCTTAATCTTTTTATCGACCTATCAGAGAACGCTAAGAATGCTGAAGTAATGGTTGAAAAAGAAGATGATGAAAAAGAGAAAGTTCTAGAAATGAGTATTGATGAATTAGAACTATCTGTACGTTCATACAACTGCTTGAAGAGAGCAGGTATCAATACTGTTGAAGAACTTACCAATAGAACATCTGAAGATATGATGAAAGTACGTAATCTTGGTCGTAAATCTTTAGAAGAAGTATTGGCGAAATTAAAAGAATTAGGATTATCTCTGAAACCTAGTGATGAGTAA
- the rplF gene encoding 50S ribosomal protein L6, producing the protein MSRIGRLPVEIPAGVEVNVTESNFITVKGAKGTLEQQLPKEMLISKEENQVVVNRPNDLKKMKSLHGLTRTLVANMIEGVTKGYEKKLEINGVGYRAQKQGKKLVLSLGYSHPVEMEDPEGLEAVVEGQNVIIVKGIDKARVGQYAAEIRFKRPPEPYKGKGIKYADEIIRRKETGK; encoded by the coding sequence ATGTCACGTATTGGTAGATTACCTGTAGAAATCCCAGCAGGAGTAGAAGTTAATGTAACAGAAAGTAACTTTATAACTGTTAAAGGAGCAAAAGGTACTTTAGAGCAACAATTACCAAAAGAAATGTTAATTTCTAAAGAGGAAAACCAAGTGGTAGTAAATAGACCAAATGATTTAAAGAAAATGAAATCATTACATGGTTTAACTAGAACTCTTGTAGCGAACATGATTGAAGGAGTAACTAAAGGTTACGAAAAGAAATTAGAAATCAATGGTGTTGGATATAGAGCACAAAAGCAAGGCAAAAAATTAGTATTATCTTTAGGATATTCACATCCAGTAGAAATGGAAGATCCAGAAGGTCTTGAAGCAGTTGTAGAAGGACAAAATGTTATTATCGTAAAAGGAATTGACAAAGCAAGAGTAGGTCAATACGCAGCGGAAATAAGATTTAAGAGACCACCTGAGCCATACAAAGGCAAAGGAATTAAGTACGCTGATGAAATAATCAGACGTAAAGAAACTGGTAAATAG
- a CDS encoding type Z 30S ribosomal protein S14 gives MAKTSMKIKQQLKPKFSSRAYNRCRICGRPHGYLRKYGICRICFRELAYKGQIPGVKKASW, from the coding sequence ATGGCAAAAACATCAATGAAAATTAAACAACAACTTAAGCCAAAGTTTTCATCAAGAGCTTATAACCGTTGTAGAATATGTGGAAGACCTCACGGATATTTAAGAAAATATGGAATATGTAGAATCTGTTTCCGTGAATTAGCGTATAAAGGACAAATCCCAGGTGTTAAAAAAGCTAGTTGGTAA